In Polaromonas sp. JS666, one genomic interval encodes:
- a CDS encoding zinc-binding metallopeptidase family protein, which translates to MSLSFNTFSNTADQPLPLRAGRNYRCQCGQPVFFRNSKCLACGTPLGYDPERGMLLPLMPGPWEGSWREWQAQAAPVAPPPDDAHPPLLQDIPGQESARPETVAPGQRIPRTVSDGTGSPVYKRCLNLSTPASCNWLIAVEDPHNMCRACRLNRTIPDLTDPALPDNGYLWGQVELAKRRLVSSLILLKLPVASRMSEDPAHGLMFDFLRSPMNGPHIVTGHDTGLITLNIDEADDAQREAVRKALREPYRTLLGHLRHEVGHYYWGRLIAGTHWHEGFCRLFGDESLDYLASLQRNYDEGPPPDWPMHFVSAYASAHPWEDWAECWAHYLHMRDAIDTALSFGLSVDRFDLEFTPFTLDALYQPEHPEAGQFLAFLNHWTRLTTMLNEMSRSMGQPDFYPFALPLNVVGKLHFIHLVVTSGS; encoded by the coding sequence ATGTCCTTGTCATTCAATACGTTTTCAAACACTGCGGATCAACCCCTGCCCCTGCGGGCCGGGCGTAACTACCGCTGTCAATGTGGCCAGCCGGTCTTTTTCCGCAACAGCAAATGCCTGGCTTGCGGGACCCCGCTGGGCTATGACCCTGAGCGCGGCATGTTGCTGCCCCTCATGCCGGGGCCCTGGGAAGGCAGCTGGCGGGAGTGGCAGGCGCAGGCCGCGCCGGTAGCGCCGCCGCCCGACGACGCGCACCCGCCGTTGCTGCAGGACATCCCGGGGCAGGAATCCGCCAGACCCGAAACGGTGGCGCCTGGGCAACGCATTCCCAGGACCGTGTCGGATGGAACGGGTTCGCCGGTGTACAAGCGCTGTCTGAATCTCTCGACACCGGCTTCCTGCAACTGGCTGATCGCCGTCGAAGACCCGCACAACATGTGCAGGGCCTGCAGGCTGAACCGCACCATCCCTGACCTCACCGATCCGGCCCTGCCGGACAACGGCTATCTGTGGGGCCAGGTGGAGCTGGCCAAGCGCCGCCTGGTGTCGTCGCTGATCCTCCTGAAGCTGCCCGTGGCGTCGCGCATGAGCGAGGACCCCGCGCACGGCCTGATGTTTGATTTTTTGCGCTCACCCATGAACGGCCCGCACATCGTGACCGGCCACGACACCGGCCTCATCACGCTCAACATTGACGAAGCCGATGATGCCCAACGGGAGGCGGTGCGCAAAGCCCTGCGCGAACCCTACCGGACGCTGCTGGGGCACTTGCGCCATGAGGTCGGCCACTACTACTGGGGCCGCCTGATCGCCGGCACGCATTGGCATGAGGGCTTTTGCCGGCTCTTTGGCGATGAGTCCCTGGATTACCTGGCCAGCCTGCAGCGCAACTACGACGAAGGTCCGCCGCCGGATTGGCCCATGCATTTCGTGAGCGCCTATGCCAGCGCCCACCCGTGGGAAGACTGGGCCGAATGCTGGGCTCACTACCTGCACATGCGCGATGCGATTGACACCGCACTGAGCTTTGGCCTGAGCGTGGACCGCTTCGACCTGGAGTTCACGCCCTTCACCCTTGACGCCCTGTATCAGCCGGAGCATCCCGAGGCGGGGCAGTTCCTGGCATTCCTGAACCACTGGACGCGGCTCACCACCATGCTCAACGAAATGTCGCGCAGCATGGGTCAGCCCGACTTCTATCCATTTGCGTTGCCCCTTAATGTGGTGGGAAAACTGCATTTCATCCACCTGGTGGTGACCTCGGGCAGCTGA
- a CDS encoding 4-oxalocrotonate tautomerase, producing MPTYHVEMMEGRTVEQKKKLVDAITRVSVEILGGQPDSVDIIITDIKRENWATGGKLWSEPRS from the coding sequence ATGCCCACATACCATGTAGAAATGATGGAAGGCCGCACCGTTGAGCAAAAGAAAAAGCTGGTGGATGCCATCACCCGCGTCAGCGTCGAGATTCTCGGCGGCCAGCCCGATTCGGTCGACATCATCATCACCGACATCAAGCGCGAGAACTGGGCCACCGGCGGCAAGCTCTGGTCCGAACCCAGAAGCTGA
- a CDS encoding IclR family transcriptional regulator codes for MDKDEHDHQKEHKEQRAVQSVEIGGRLLLALAEHPGPMTLKDLAAKAGLPASRAHTYLVSFGRLRLIEQDAVTGRYALGAAALQVGLSCLHQLDPLKAATPIAEALALAIDQTVAIAVWANFGPTIVRYIEASQPLHVSMRMGTVMSILGTATGRAFAATLPRHQLEQAMQGAFGDGPRRLDRSAVKDVAQEIQDIQAELRQHGVVRAAGRPIPGVNAFSAAAFDHEGKAVLVITALGHEDNFPANWDSDIARAVRQAAADVSLRLGYRVKASIGP; via the coding sequence ATGGACAAGGACGAACACGATCACCAGAAAGAACATAAAGAACAGCGGGCCGTGCAGTCGGTCGAGATCGGCGGGCGATTGCTGCTGGCGCTGGCCGAGCACCCGGGCCCCATGACGCTCAAGGATCTGGCGGCCAAGGCCGGCCTGCCGGCGTCGCGCGCGCACACTTATCTGGTGAGTTTTGGCAGGCTGCGCTTGATCGAGCAGGATGCGGTCACGGGCCGCTACGCGCTGGGCGCGGCGGCGCTGCAGGTGGGCCTGAGCTGCCTGCATCAGCTCGATCCTCTGAAAGCCGCCACGCCGATTGCCGAGGCGCTGGCGCTGGCCATCGACCAGACGGTGGCCATCGCGGTGTGGGCCAATTTCGGCCCGACGATCGTGCGCTATATCGAGGCCAGCCAGCCGCTGCATGTCAGCATGCGCATGGGAACGGTCATGTCCATCCTGGGCACGGCTACTGGACGGGCCTTTGCCGCCACGCTGCCCCGGCATCAACTGGAGCAAGCCATGCAGGGCGCTTTCGGCGATGGCCCACGGCGGCTCGACCGCAGCGCCGTAAAAGACGTGGCCCAGGAAATCCAGGATATTCAGGCGGAACTGCGCCAGCATGGCGTGGTGCGCGCCGCAGGTCGTCCGATTCCCGGCGTCAATGCCTTCAGCGCCGCCGCCTTTGATCACGAGGGCAAAGCCGTACTGGTGATCACGGCATTGGGGCATGAGGACAATTTTCCAGCGAACTGGGACTCCGATATCGCCCGCGCCGTGCGCCAGGCGGCGGCGGATGTGTCGCTGCGGCTGGGTTACCGGGTCAAGGCATCAATCGGGCCCTAG
- a CDS encoding MBL fold metallo-hydrolase — translation MSSPKKFASQADLDEKQVTFTRLSDNAYAYTAEGDPNTGIVIGDDCVLVADTQATPAMAADVVRRIREVTDKPIKYVVLTHYHAVRVLGASGYQPEHILASQDTYELIVERGEQDKASEIGRFPRLFRDVESVPPGLTWPTLTFTGKMTLWLGQLEVQLIQLGRGHTKGDTVVWLPKDKILFSGDLVEFDATPYAGDAYFKDWPKTLDKLAALKPAALVPGRGAALTTPEEVQKGLAGTRDFIADVYASVQAGVKAGKDLNAVYKETYARLKPKYGHWVIFDHCMPFDVTRCYDEATQYPDPRIWTAERDQQMWETLEG, via the coding sequence ATGAGCAGCCCCAAGAAATTCGCCTCCCAAGCCGACCTCGACGAGAAACAGGTCACCTTCACCAGGCTTTCGGACAACGCCTATGCCTATACGGCCGAAGGCGACCCCAACACCGGCATCGTCATCGGCGACGACTGCGTGCTGGTGGCCGACACCCAGGCCACACCGGCCATGGCGGCCGACGTGGTGCGCCGCATCCGCGAGGTGACCGACAAGCCCATCAAGTACGTGGTACTGACGCATTACCACGCGGTGCGTGTGCTGGGCGCCAGCGGCTACCAGCCCGAGCACATCCTGGCCAGCCAGGACACCTACGAGCTGATCGTCGAACGCGGCGAGCAGGACAAGGCCAGCGAGATCGGCCGCTTCCCGCGCCTGTTCCGCGATGTGGAATCAGTGCCGCCCGGCCTGACCTGGCCGACCCTGACGTTCACCGGAAAAATGACGCTGTGGCTGGGCCAGCTCGAAGTGCAACTGATCCAGCTCGGGCGCGGCCACACCAAGGGGGACACAGTGGTCTGGCTGCCCAAGGACAAGATCCTGTTTTCGGGCGACCTGGTCGAGTTCGACGCGACGCCCTATGCCGGCGACGCCTACTTCAAGGACTGGCCGAAGACGCTGGACAAGCTGGCGGCGCTCAAGCCGGCGGCACTGGTGCCCGGCCGCGGCGCGGCGCTCACTACCCCCGAGGAAGTGCAGAAGGGTCTGGCCGGCACGCGCGATTTCATTGCCGACGTGTACGCCAGCGTCCAGGCCGGCGTGAAAGCCGGGAAGGACCTCAACGCGGTCTACAAGGAAACCTACGCCAGGCTCAAGCCCAAGTACGGCCACTGGGTGATCTTTGACCACTGCATGCCCTTCGACGTGACCCGCTGCTACGACGAGGCGACACAGTACCCCGACCCGCGCATCTGGACGGCCGAGCGCGACCAGCAGATGTGGGAAACGCTGGAAGGTTGA
- a CDS encoding FAD-dependent oxidoreductase gives MKLQELQELPNTRGRGVDYQKLAFDFERHADQDAHPPARHPVVVVGAGPVGLALAIDLAQQNVPVVLLDNDCTLSTGSRAICFAKRTLEVFDRLGCGQRMTDKGVSWNVGKVFFKNDQIYSFNLLPEAGHERPAFINLQQYYVEGYLAERAAGLPLIDLRWNNKVVGIEQQADHALLSIETPEGNYQIAAGYVAACDGSRSSVRQLIGQESKGRVFKDRFLIADVKMKLDRPAERWFWFDPEFHPNQSVLLHMQPDNVWRIDFQLGWDADPEHEKKPENIIPRVKALLARSAMKDAQFELEWASVYTFACLRMDSFRHGRVLFAGDSAHGVSPFGARGANSGVQDAENLAWKLAAVVHGDAPDALLDSYASEREYAADENIRNSTRATDFITPKSEISRLFRDAVLELAKRHGFARTLVNSGRLSVPSTLHGSVLNTADTDVFDSQLVPGAPAADAPVACTDGSAGWLLRELNPAGFSALVFGDDSGGGDLAERSVRAVTKADPSVKVVRIALNKSHALAAQRYDARPGTVYLLRPDQHVCARWRRPSAQAIRAALDHALAKA, from the coding sequence ATGAAACTGCAAGAACTGCAAGAACTTCCAAACACCCGGGGTCGCGGCGTTGATTACCAGAAGCTGGCGTTCGACTTTGAGCGTCATGCCGACCAGGACGCCCACCCGCCCGCGCGCCACCCGGTGGTGGTGGTCGGTGCCGGTCCGGTGGGCCTGGCGCTGGCCATCGACCTGGCACAGCAGAACGTGCCGGTAGTGCTGCTCGACAACGACTGCACGCTCTCGACCGGCTCGCGCGCCATCTGCTTTGCCAAACGCACGCTCGAGGTGTTCGACCGCCTCGGCTGCGGCCAGCGCATGACGGACAAGGGCGTGTCGTGGAATGTCGGCAAGGTGTTCTTCAAGAACGATCAGATCTACAGCTTCAACCTGCTGCCCGAAGCGGGCCATGAACGGCCCGCCTTCATCAACCTGCAGCAGTACTACGTCGAGGGCTACCTGGCCGAACGCGCGGCTGGGCTGCCGCTGATCGACCTGCGCTGGAACAACAAGGTGGTGGGCATCGAGCAGCAGGCCGACCATGCCTTACTGAGCATCGAAACGCCCGAGGGCAACTACCAAATCGCCGCCGGCTACGTCGCCGCCTGCGACGGCTCGCGTTCTTCGGTGCGCCAGCTCATCGGGCAGGAGAGCAAGGGCCGAGTCTTCAAGGACCGTTTTCTCATTGCCGACGTGAAGATGAAGCTGGACCGGCCAGCCGAACGCTGGTTCTGGTTCGACCCCGAGTTTCATCCGAACCAGAGCGTGCTGCTGCACATGCAGCCCGACAACGTCTGGCGCATCGACTTCCAGCTCGGCTGGGATGCCGATCCCGAGCACGAGAAAAAGCCCGAGAACATCATTCCGCGCGTCAAGGCCCTGCTGGCCAGGTCGGCGATGAAGGACGCGCAGTTCGAGCTCGAATGGGCCAGCGTCTACACCTTCGCCTGCCTGCGCATGGACAGTTTCCGCCATGGCCGCGTGCTGTTCGCCGGCGACTCGGCGCACGGCGTGTCGCCCTTCGGCGCCCGCGGCGCCAACTCGGGCGTGCAGGACGCCGAGAATCTGGCGTGGAAACTGGCGGCGGTCGTGCATGGTGACGCGCCCGATGCGCTGCTCGACAGCTACGCCAGCGAGCGCGAATACGCGGCCGACGAGAACATCCGCAATTCCACCCGCGCCACCGACTTCATCACGCCCAAGAGCGAGATCAGCCGGCTGTTCCGCGACGCGGTGCTCGAACTGGCCAAGCGCCACGGCTTTGCGCGCACGCTGGTCAACAGCGGCCGGCTCTCGGTGCCGTCCACGCTGCACGGCTCCGTGCTGAACACTGCCGATACCGACGTCTTCGACAGCCAGCTGGTGCCCGGCGCACCGGCCGCCGACGCGCCTGTCGCTTGCACCGACGGCAGCGCCGGCTGGCTGCTGCGCGAACTGAACCCAGCCGGTTTCAGTGCACTGGTGTTCGGTGACGACAGTGGTGGCGGTGATCTGGCCGAGCGCAGCGTGCGCGCGGTCACCAAGGCCGACCCAAGCGTGAAGGTGGTGCGCATCGCGTTGAACAAAAGTCATGCACTCGCCGCGCAGCGCTACGACGCGCGGCCCGGCACCGTCTACCTGCTGCGGCCCGACCAGCATGTTTGTGCGCGCTGGCGGCGGCCCAGCGCACAAGCCATCCGCGCCGCACTGGACCACGCACTCGCCAAGGCATGA
- a CDS encoding DUF2783 domain-containing protein: MNLITSPNLDAPDDFYEALIEANQGLSTEESHAFNARLVLVLANHIGALSVLREAFTAAQRA; encoded by the coding sequence ATGAATCTGATCACCTCCCCGAACCTCGACGCGCCCGACGATTTTTACGAAGCGCTGATCGAAGCGAACCAGGGACTCTCGACCGAAGAGAGCCATGCCTTCAACGCGCGCCTTGTGCTGGTGCTGGCCAATCACATCGGCGCGCTGTCCGTACTGCGCGAGGCCTTCACCGCGGCGCAGCGCGCCTGA
- a CDS encoding Bug family tripartite tricarboxylate transporter substrate binding protein produces the protein MKFTSRILALALSFTAFAAPAQDSKPIEWVVGYAAGGGSDAVARATAEAMSKNLGQTIIINNKPGAATNIAADYVARSKDYGHMLFTADFATLAANPFLFSRLSYNAEKDLMPVGLLARFPLVLVVGANVPVKNFKEFLAWAKAQPNGINYASAGAGSPHHLATEMLREKTGLKMTHVPYRGAAPAMQDILGGVVPFMLVDTASGNQFVLSGKVKAIGVASAQRIATLPDVPTLAEQGLTGFEAYAWQGLSVPAGTPPEAVNKLNKALVDALNSTTVKARFQALGVESLPGTPAQMASYVKSERERWGRLIRDNGIKVD, from the coding sequence ATGAAATTCACTTCCCGCATTCTCGCCCTGGCCCTGTCGTTCACCGCCTTCGCGGCCCCGGCGCAAGACAGCAAACCGATCGAATGGGTGGTCGGCTATGCGGCCGGCGGCGGCTCGGACGCGGTGGCACGCGCCACCGCCGAAGCCATGTCAAAGAACCTCGGCCAGACCATCATCATCAACAACAAGCCCGGCGCGGCGACCAACATCGCAGCCGACTATGTGGCACGCTCGAAAGACTATGGCCATATGCTGTTTACGGCCGACTTCGCCACGCTCGCGGCCAACCCATTTTTGTTTTCCAGGCTCAGCTACAACGCCGAGAAGGACCTGATGCCGGTCGGCCTGCTGGCGCGCTTTCCGCTGGTACTGGTGGTGGGTGCGAACGTGCCGGTGAAAAACTTCAAGGAGTTCCTGGCCTGGGCCAAGGCGCAGCCGAACGGCATCAACTACGCCTCGGCGGGCGCGGGCAGTCCGCACCACCTGGCGACCGAAATGCTGCGCGAGAAAACCGGCCTCAAGATGACGCACGTACCCTACCGTGGCGCGGCGCCGGCGATGCAGGACATCCTGGGCGGCGTTGTCCCCTTCATGCTGGTCGACACCGCGAGCGGCAACCAGTTCGTGCTGTCCGGCAAGGTCAAGGCCATCGGTGTGGCAAGCGCCCAGCGCATCGCCACGCTGCCTGACGTGCCGACGCTCGCCGAGCAGGGGCTGACCGGCTTCGAGGCCTATGCCTGGCAAGGTCTTTCGGTGCCCGCCGGCACGCCGCCCGAGGCAGTCAACAAGCTCAACAAGGCGCTGGTTGACGCGCTGAACTCGACCACGGTCAAAGCACGCTTTCAGGCGCTCGGTGTCGAGAGCCTGCCCGGCACGCCGGCGCAGATGGCCAGCTACGTCAAGAGCGAGCGCGAGCGCTGGGGACGGTTGATCCGCGACAACGGCATCAAGGTTGACTGA
- a CDS encoding MFS transporter codes for MQARYGPRYRWLLLLSVMIGTMASIMSSTIVNVAIPDMSQHFTLGQERAQWVSSGFMAAMTVSMLTTPWLLARYGYRRTYAGTMLLLMAGGMVGGLANSFGLVLGARVAEGLAAGIVQPIPAIIIMRAFGPHEQGRASGLFGMGVVLAPALGPSIGGILVDLFGWRSIFFMVVPLCLVSLWMAWRYVPVTAPGGVAANRNGVMIDWRGLLLAAVGTLSLLNGMVELHGGNRLAALGLLGAAAAALLVFVGWQRRLAAAGGAPLMNLALFGYRPFAMGSIVAFIYGTALFGSTYLLPVYMQLGLNLSASHVGTILLPAGLVLAATIAGVGRLADRHPTWLLVSIGLALLAASFALMLSVTLASALWLLMLWATLGRIGLGFILPSLNLGSLRPLHEHLLSQGASAINFLRMLGGAIGVSLCGIVLESRLAAHGDSLANPVGSAARLAAFNEAFLMLAALCALAMVAAWQLKAPAPVPAPLPQPSKAD; via the coding sequence ATGCAGGCGCGCTACGGCCCGCGTTACCGCTGGCTGTTGCTGCTGTCGGTGATGATAGGCACCATGGCCTCGATCATGTCGTCGACCATCGTCAATGTGGCGATTCCCGACATGAGCCAGCATTTCACGCTGGGGCAGGAGCGTGCGCAATGGGTCAGTTCCGGCTTCATGGCGGCCATGACGGTCTCCATGCTCACCACGCCGTGGCTGCTGGCGCGCTATGGCTACCGCCGCACCTACGCCGGCACCATGCTGCTGCTGATGGCCGGCGGCATGGTCGGCGGCCTGGCCAACAGCTTTGGCCTGGTGCTGGGTGCGCGCGTGGCCGAGGGGCTGGCCGCCGGCATCGTGCAGCCGATTCCGGCCATCATCATCATGCGCGCCTTCGGTCCGCACGAGCAGGGCCGCGCCAGCGGCCTCTTCGGCATGGGCGTGGTGCTGGCCCCGGCCCTGGGGCCCAGCATCGGCGGCATCCTCGTCGACCTGTTTGGCTGGCGCTCGATTTTCTTCATGGTGGTGCCGCTGTGCCTGGTGTCGCTGTGGATGGCCTGGCGCTATGTGCCGGTCACCGCACCCGGCGGCGTGGCGGCCAACCGCAACGGCGTCATGATTGACTGGCGCGGCCTGCTGCTGGCCGCCGTCGGCACGCTGAGCCTGCTCAACGGCATGGTGGAACTGCATGGCGGCAACCGGCTGGCGGCGCTGGGGCTGCTGGGCGCAGCCGCAGCCGCGCTGCTGGTATTTGTGGGGTGGCAGCGCCGCCTGGCCGCCGCGGGCGGCGCGCCGCTGATGAACCTGGCCCTCTTCGGCTACCGCCCCTTCGCCATGGGCAGCATCGTGGCCTTTATTTACGGCACGGCGCTGTTCGGCTCCACCTACCTGCTGCCGGTATACATGCAGCTGGGCCTGAACCTGTCGGCCTCGCATGTGGGCACCATCCTGTTGCCCGCCGGCCTGGTGCTGGCCGCCACCATCGCCGGCGTGGGCCGGCTGGCCGACCGGCACCCGACCTGGCTGCTGGTCAGCATCGGTCTGGCGCTGCTGGCTGCGTCGTTCGCGCTGATGCTGAGCGTGACCCTGGCGTCGGCGCTGTGGCTGCTGATGCTCTGGGCAACACTGGGGCGCATCGGGCTGGGCTTCATCCTGCCCTCGCTGAACCTCGGCTCGCTGCGGCCCCTGCATGAACACCTGCTGTCCCAGGGTGCCAGCGCCATCAATTTCCTGCGCATGCTGGGCGGTGCGATCGGCGTGAGCCTGTGCGGCATTGTGCTGGAGTCGCGGCTGGCCGCGCATGGCGATTCACTGGCCAACCCAGTCGGCAGCGCCGCGCGACTGGCGGCCTTTAACGAGGCATTCCTGATGCTGGCTGCCCTGTGCGCGCTGGCCATGGTGGCGGCCTGGCAACTCAAGGCGCCGGCACCTGTGCCAGCGCCCTTGCCCCAGCCCTCGAAGGCGGATTGA
- a CDS encoding class II glutamine amidotransferase, with protein MCQLLGMNCNTPTDVTFSFRGFAQRGGHTDQHADGWGIAFFEGSGSADSDKGLRHFVDHQPACESPVADLIRRYPIKSRNVIAHIRKATQGRVALENCHPFVRELWGRYWVFAHNGDLKDFAPRLHGSFRPVGTTDSERAFCWIMQELAKSHAGVPSVRELSITLRELAAQIAPHGTFNFLMSNGQALWAHASTSLCYVERRHPFTHATLSDEDVSVNFAEQTSPNDRVAVVVTAPLTTNENWTAFAPGELKVFEDGALINA; from the coding sequence ATGTGCCAATTGCTGGGAATGAACTGCAACACGCCGACGGACGTGACCTTCAGCTTTCGTGGTTTTGCGCAGCGTGGCGGGCACACCGACCAGCACGCCGACGGCTGGGGCATTGCATTTTTTGAAGGCTCGGGCAGTGCAGACAGTGACAAGGGCCTGCGCCATTTCGTCGACCACCAGCCGGCCTGCGAGTCGCCGGTGGCAGACCTGATTCGCCGCTACCCGATCAAAAGCCGCAACGTCATCGCGCACATCCGCAAGGCCACGCAGGGCCGGGTGGCGCTGGAAAACTGCCACCCCTTTGTGCGCGAGTTGTGGGGCCGCTACTGGGTGTTTGCGCACAATGGCGACCTGAAAGATTTTGCGCCGCGGCTGCATGGCAGTTTCCGGCCCGTCGGCACCACCGATAGCGAACGGGCTTTTTGCTGGATCATGCAGGAGTTGGCCAAGTCCCATGCCGGCGTGCCCAGCGTGCGGGAGCTGAGCATCACGCTGCGCGAGCTGGCGGCGCAGATTGCGCCGCACGGCACCTTCAATTTCCTGATGAGCAACGGCCAGGCGCTGTGGGCCCATGCGTCGACCAGTCTGTGCTACGTGGAGCGCCGCCACCCGTTTACCCATGCCACCCTGAGCGACGAAGACGTGAGCGTCAACTTTGCCGAGCAAACCAGCCCGAACGACCGGGTGGCCGTGGTCGTCACGGCGCCGCTCACCACCAACGAAAACTGGACGGCTTTTGCCCCCGGCGAACTCAAGGTGTTCGAGGACGGCGCTCTGATCAACGCCTGA
- the gshB gene encoding glutathione synthase translates to MNILFVADSLASFKIYKDTTFAMMREAQRRGHRISACEPQDMSWQTGDRVTAQVRHIRLTGDADIWFVQDAARPDRREAVAAFDAVVMRKDPPFDSEYFYSTHLLEQAEREGAKVFNKPRALRDHPEKLAILEFAQFSGPTLVTRSASDIKRFHTEHQDIILKPLDGMGGMGIFRVKEDGLNLGSITETLNKNGAQSVMVQKFLPEIAKGDKRVLVIGGKPVPFSLARIPQGSEVRGNLAAGGLGVAQPLSARDFEIANALGPVLAARGLLLAGVDVIGDYVTEINVTSPTCFQEIHDQTGFDVPAMFIDALEQALKS, encoded by the coding sequence ATGAACATACTTTTTGTTGCCGATTCGCTGGCATCTTTCAAGATCTACAAAGACACCACGTTTGCCATGATGCGGGAGGCGCAGCGGCGCGGGCACCGCATCAGCGCCTGCGAGCCGCAGGACATGAGCTGGCAAACCGGCGACCGGGTGACGGCCCAGGTGCGCCACATCAGGCTGACCGGCGACGCCGATATCTGGTTTGTGCAGGATGCGGCACGGCCCGACCGACGCGAGGCTGTGGCGGCTTTTGATGCCGTGGTGATGCGCAAGGACCCACCGTTTGACAGCGAGTATTTCTATAGCACGCACCTGCTGGAGCAGGCCGAGCGCGAAGGGGCGAAAGTTTTCAACAAGCCGCGTGCCCTGCGCGACCACCCTGAAAAGCTCGCCATCCTGGAGTTCGCGCAGTTCAGCGGGCCGACGCTGGTCACGCGCAGCGCGTCGGACATCAAGCGCTTTCACACTGAGCACCAGGACATCATCCTCAAGCCGCTCGACGGCATGGGCGGCATGGGCATCTTCCGCGTGAAGGAAGACGGCCTGAACCTGGGCAGCATCACCGAGACGCTGAACAAAAACGGCGCGCAAAGCGTGATGGTGCAGAAGTTCCTGCCCGAGATCGCCAAGGGCGACAAGCGCGTGCTGGTGATTGGCGGCAAACCGGTGCCCTTCAGCCTGGCGCGCATTCCGCAGGGCAGCGAGGTGCGCGGCAACCTGGCCGCCGGCGGCCTGGGGGTGGCGCAGCCCCTGTCCGCGCGCGACTTTGAAATTGCCAATGCGCTGGGTCCGGTGCTCGCTGCGCGCGGCCTGCTGCTGGCCGGCGTGGACGTGATTGGCGACTATGTGACCGAGATCAACGTCACCAGTCCCACCTGCTTCCAGGAAATCCACGACCAGACCGGCTTTGACGTCCCGGCAATGTTTATCGACGCCCTGGAGCAGGCGCTGAAAAGTTGA
- a CDS encoding 5'-methylthioadenosine/adenosylhomocysteine nucleosidase, whose product MPLNALPPAVPIAILSALLEEQHGLMELLQQPHKVTHAGRDFWLGDLHGRPVVLALSKIGKVAAATTATALIERFAVSRIVFTGVAGGLGNGVNVGDVVVATDFVQHDLDASPLFPRYEVPLYGKTRFEGDPALTALLFDAARTALASGHASQAFPGARVHRGLLASGDRFVSGAQESGALRAALAAAGHEVLAVEMEGAAVAQVCHDYGVPFAAVRTISDRADDSAHVDFPRFVKEVARHYAHVIVERLLISL is encoded by the coding sequence ATGCCGCTCAACGCCCTCCCTCCCGCCGTACCGATTGCCATCCTCAGTGCACTGCTTGAGGAGCAGCACGGCCTCATGGAGTTGCTGCAGCAACCGCACAAGGTGACCCACGCGGGACGTGACTTCTGGTTGGGCGACCTGCACGGCCGGCCGGTGGTACTGGCCCTGTCCAAAATTGGCAAGGTAGCCGCCGCTACCACCGCCACAGCCCTGATCGAACGCTTCGCGGTCAGCCGTATCGTGTTTACCGGCGTGGCGGGCGGCCTGGGTAACGGCGTTAACGTGGGTGATGTCGTGGTCGCTACCGATTTTGTACAGCATGACCTGGATGCCTCGCCGCTCTTTCCGCGCTACGAGGTGCCGCTGTACGGCAAGACCCGTTTCGAAGGCGACCCCGCCTTGACGGCCCTGCTGTTCGATGCCGCCCGCACGGCGCTGGCAAGTGGCCACGCCAGCCAGGCATTTCCGGGTGCCCGCGTCCACCGGGGCCTGCTGGCCAGTGGTGACCGGTTTGTCTCAGGCGCCCAGGAATCCGGCGCATTGCGCGCGGCGCTGGCCGCTGCCGGCCATGAGGTGCTGGCGGTGGAGATGGAGGGGGCGGCCGTGGCACAGGTTTGCCATGACTATGGCGTGCCGTTTGCCGCAGTCCGCACGATTTCAGACCGTGCAGACGACAGCGCTCACGTCGATTTTCCGCGCTTTGTGAAGGAAGTGGCGCGCCATTACGCCCATGTGATTGTTGAGCGATTGTTGATTTCGCTGTAA